The Catenulispora sp. GP43 genome includes a region encoding these proteins:
- a CDS encoding ArsR/SmtB family transcription factor has protein sequence MGHGAPPAEAVPRVRLDAVSAARVATTLQALATPSRLLILARLREGPLAATAIAAEVGMEQSACSHQLRLLRNLGLVTAERHGKSMIYALYDNHVAELLDQAIYHADHLRMGMSDPA, from the coding sequence ATGGGTCATGGAGCGCCTCCCGCCGAAGCCGTGCCGCGCGTCCGCCTGGACGCCGTCAGCGCCGCACGCGTTGCGACCACGCTCCAGGCGCTGGCGACCCCGTCGCGCCTGCTGATCCTGGCGCGCCTGCGCGAAGGCCCGCTCGCCGCGACCGCCATCGCCGCCGAGGTCGGCATGGAGCAGTCGGCGTGCTCGCACCAGCTGCGGCTGCTGCGCAACCTCGGCCTGGTGACCGCCGAGCGCCACGGCAAGTCGATGATCTACGCACTCTACGACAACCACGTCGCAGAGCTGCTCGACCAGGCCATATACCACGCCGACCACTTGCGGATGGGGATGAGCGATCCGGCGTGA
- a CDS encoding DUF3105 domain-containing protein, with amino-acid sequence MRCPRPGRQHAAGRESHTLLSPYPTEASPITVTAWGKQLMVNSASDARIAKFIKAYAAGPQTPEPGAPCSGGVGTPDG; translated from the coding sequence GTGCGATGCCCGCGGCCCGGCAGACAGCACGCGGCCGGCCGTGAATCGCACACGCTGCTGTCCCCCTATCCCACCGAGGCCTCCCCGATCACGGTGACCGCATGGGGCAAGCAGCTCATGGTGAATTCGGCCTCTGATGCCCGGATCGCGAAGTTCATCAAGGCCTACGCCGCCGGCCCTCAGACTCCCGAACCGGGCGCCCCGTGCTCAGGCGGCGTGGGCACGCCCGACGGCTGA